Proteins encoded in a region of the Carassius auratus strain Wakin chromosome 21, ASM336829v1, whole genome shotgun sequence genome:
- the LOC113038534 gene encoding ankyrin repeat and KH domain-containing protein 1-like isoform X3: MQDAVAGTAMLTDGFEDEIDSVTPRTPALGMGVGATPGAGLGGLGIGVGGKKVRLFGEAGGPTTDRLDFKLTAAAVLSSGPGSGSDEDEVSEVESFILDQEDLDNPVLKTASELLLSSAADGADLRTVDPETQARLEALLEAAAFADPEVLRRLTSSVSCALDEAAAALTRMRAENTLNASQADNLVIFSRSLAEACSDGDVNAVRKLLDEGRSVNEHTEEGESLLCLACSAGYYELAQVLLAMHANVEDRGIKGDITPLMAAASGGYVDIVKLLLVHGADVNAQSSTGNTALTYACAGGFLDVVKVLLKEGANIEDHNENGHTPLMEAASAGHVEVSRVLLEYGAGINTHSNEFKESALTLACYKGHLDMVRFLLEAGADQEHKTDEMHTALMEACMDGHVEVARLLLDSGAQVNMPADSFESPLTLAACGGHVELAALLIERGANLEEVNDEGYTPLMEAAREGHEEMVALLLAQGANINAQTEETQETALTLACCGGFLEVADFLIKAGADIELGCSTPLMEAAQEGHLELVKYLLAAGANVHATTATGDTALTYACENGHTDVADVLLQTGADLEHESEGGRTPLMKAARAGHLCTVQFLISKGANVNRATANNDHTVVSLACAGGHLAVVELLLAHGADPTHRLKDGSTMLIEAAKGGHTNVVSYLLDYPNNILSVPAPDLSQLTPPSHDTSQAPRVPFQALAMVVPPQEPDRVPSTIPTSPPVTSKGASKQRLSSLQSNSVASGGLDADLLPPFHPYQPLECIVEETEGKLNELGQRISAIEKAQMHSLELIQGEPLTKDKIEELKKSREEQVQKKKKILKELQKVERQLQLKTQQQFTKEYMETKGLKEELGQAAGVEMPGTPLPLQATQLGSDCECEVNRKEEDHRHTPSNEDDDEEDEEEEDEEDNIDCAKLPQVHTILSTPPPPPQNQVLQNLPLQTSFVPIQPLTPQQSTDFSNAEYPLSSSPDLQRVLLGQQLTGLGPGLLAQAPDGLMVATPAQTLTDTLDDIMAAVNSRVPVVNTTTSPSPQPSAQTPINTVSPPSMLPLYPSVDIDAHTESNHDTALTLACAGGHEELVSVLIAREANIEHRDKKGFTPLILAATAGHVGVVEILLDKGGDIEAQSERTKDTPLSLACSGGRQEVVELLLLRGANKEHRNVSDYTPLSLAASGGYVNIIKILLNAGAEINSRTGSKLGISPLMLAAMNGHVPAVKLLLDMGSDINAQIETNRNTALTLACFQGRAEVVSLLLDRKANVEHRAKTGLTPLMEAASGGYAEVGRVLLDKGADVNAPPVPSSRDTALTIAADKGHYKFCELLISRGAHIDVRNKKGNTPLWLAANGGHFDVVQLLVQAGADVDAADNRKITPLMAAFRKGHVKVVQYLVKEVNQFPSDIECMRYIATIADKELLKKCHQCMETIVKAKDQQAAEANKNASILLKELDLEKSREESKKQALAAKREKRKEKRKKKKEEQKRKMEEEEAKVKEVFYEMQDQKEDSAEEVEVPIEPPSATTTTTIGISATSTTFTNTFGKKRANVATTPSTNRKNKKNKTKDSPSEPIILQDPQVALAQQKADKNKIHGEPRGGGEPGGTSDSNLDSTDCNSESSNSSKSHDLPDLPSSSSSSAPSVFAGSNQPYVASEKRHGPSLPGSSEEKVTVSISRPQKSHEINSDLTPSSLPPSFKTISLPVTSPNSKMNLTSPKRGLKREEGWKEVVRRSKKLSVPASVVSRIMGRGGCNITAIQDVTGAHIDVDKQKDKNGERMITIRGGTESTRHAVQLINALIQDPAKELEDLIPRNHIRPPGANTKISSTYTTSTGATSTNAASPKGLPSVVPSSNMSFQSSTNFTAQQAGKLGKSLAPGVRPPFVSLPPLAYAHPQLALLAAQTINQIRHPRLPMAQFGGTFSPSPNTWGPFPVRPVSPGSANSSPKHSSNSAPRPASSAPAHTEHPAAPVSSTSTPTASTSSPTSTAPANTPTPSSVRKQLFSTDPKSGAGVTVASTGSSAPSAQVAQSPMSCAPTTPTTPPPPPIAPPPQHPPPPKPEPASLSTPAKEKPGTELATPAEGAPSDGPSSSAPLHFTSSPSSPSMLPVQPETRQPLQSHFTSSTEPSSSSSSQPGSSHTVTRLPPPTCSSTVTNTSSALPHYATPNTLGVSSRMQQPGPYYPMAPGALSEQQSVFVHPGASQGPLKQQQQQLPPQPSLASTGMPPPSLTMSSTMGMINGSQMHLHSGKAQLPPNFGPAAIFSHFSSIFDSNQVGNNQVWGACHLPARTHPEQPYSAPTNAYISGMGQIESVQPPPDGSKAPGYRCSSQRIVSSPIGIHPMDNSMSSSTALPSFTTSISASPVYLSGHANVGTPSFSRQHFSPHPWSASTSCESPVPSVSSGASSPLCTSTVTVIQAKPISSNQQDRKVPPPIGTERLARIRQTGTINHTMLPSSYTPPVGQGGIWSFGVGSASETMSGWSQPLMGGPVMHQQMQEPSAFSQHQAMERDDTGIVAPSNTFHQPLPTNFMDFPKGLPMSMYGGTMIPPHPQMAEGPGGPVYNGLHTSDPAWNPILKVVPNTAENSDPQQVWPGTWAPHVGNVHLNHVN; this comes from the exons CCTTTGCAGATCCAGAGGTGTTACGCCGATTGACGTCGTCGGTGAGTTGCGCGCTGGACGAGGCCGCCGCCGCCCTCACACGCATGAGGGCCGAAAACACGCTCAACGCCAGCCAGGCCGACAA TCTGGTTATTTTTAGCCGTAGCCTGGCTGAGGCCTGCTCGGACGGCGACGTGAATGCAGTGCGGAAGCTGCTAGACGAGGGACGCAGCGTCAACGAACACACAGAGGAGGGTGAGAGCCTGCTGTGTCTGGCCTGCTCAGCTGGATACTATGAGCTCGCACAG GTCTTGCTTGCCATGCATGCTAACGTGGAGGACCGAGGGATCAAAGGAGACATCACGCCACTTATGGCTGCTGCAAGCGGTGGTTACGTCGACATCGTCAAACTGCTTCTAGTGCATGGAGCCGATGTCAACGCACAGTCCTCGACGG GTAACACAGCCTTAACATATGCGTGTGCTGGAGGCTTCCTTGATGTAGTAAAGGTGTTATTGAAGGAGGGTGCTAACATTGAAGATCACAACGAGAACGGTCACACTCCGCTCATGGAGGCTGCCAGTGCAGGCCACGTAGAGGTCTCTCGTGTGCTTCTGGAGTACGGCGCTGGAATCAACACACACTCCAATGAGTTTAAGGAGAGCGCACTCACACTTGCTTGCTATAAAG GGCACCTGGACATGGTCCGGTTTCTCTTAGAAGCAGGAGCCGACCAGGAGCACAAGACAGATGAGATGCACACCGCACTCATGGAGGCCTGCATG GATGGGCATGTGGAGGTGGCACGACTGTTATTGGATAGCGGGGCGCAGGTAAACATGCCTGCTGATTCATTTGAGTCGCCTCTGACGCTGGCTGCCTGCGGGGGACATGTGGAGCTAGCAGCGCTTCTGATCGAGAGGGGGGCCAACCTGGAGGAGGTGAACGATGAGGGCTATACTCCACTGATGGAGGCAGCTCGTGAGGGCCATGAAGAGATGGTAGCGCTCCTCTTAGCACAAG GTGCAAATATTAATGCTCAGACAGAGGAGACGCAGGAGACCGCATTGACTCTGGCATGTTGCGGAGGCTTCCTAGAGGTGGCTGATTTCCTCATCAAAGCTGGGGCGGACATTGAGTTGGGTTGCTCCACCCCGCTCATGGAGGCTGCACAGGAGGGGCATCTGGAGCTGGTCAAATACTTGTTGGCTGCAG GGGCTAATGTCCACGCCACAACAGCAACGGGTGACACAGCTCTGACATACGCCTGTGAGAACGGACACACAGATGTGGCTGACGTGCTGCTGCAAACAGGGGCTGACCTG GAACATGAATCAGAAGGGGGCAGGACTCCACTGATGAAAGCGGCCAGAGCGGGACACCTGTGCACTGTGCAGTTTCTCATCAGCAAAG GTGCTAATGTGAATAGAGCCACGGCCAACAATGATCACACAGTGGTTTCTCTGGCTTGTGCCGGGGGCCACTTGGCTGTGGTGGAGCTGCTGTTAGCCCATGGTGCTGATCCCACCCACAGACTGAAG gATGGCTCCACGATGCTGATTGAAGCTGCTAAAGGTGGTCACACTAATGTGGTGTCCTACTTGCTAGACTACCCAAACAACATTCTGTCAGTCCCTGCCCCAGACCTGTCCCAGCTCACACCCCCCTCTCATGACACTTCTCAG GCCCCTCGAGTCCCTTTCCAAGCCCTGGCTATGGTGGTGCCCCCCCAGGAGCCAGACAGAGTGCCCTCCACCATCCCCACATCCCCACCCGTTACAAGCAAAG GTGCATCCAAGCAGAGGCTGAGCTCTCTTCAGAGCAACTCCGTGGCCTCGGGTGGCCTAGACGCCGACCTGCTGCCACCCTTCCACCCGTACCAGCCTCTAGAATGCATTGTCGAGGAGACGGAGGGCAAGCTGAATGAGCTGGGCCAGCGCATAAGTGCCATTGAGAAGGCCCAGATGCATTCGCTCGAGCTCATCCAGGGTGAGCCGCTCACCAAAGACAAGATCGAGGAGCTAAAGAAGAGTCGCGAGGAGCAGgtccagaagaagaagaagatcttGAAGGAGCTGCAGAAGGTGGAGAGGCAGTTGCAGCTGAAGACGCAGCAGCAATTCACCAAAGAATACATGGAGACCAAGGGGCTCAAGGAGGAGCTGGGCCAGGCGGCAGGGGTGGAGATGCCCGGCACCCCCCTGCCCCTGCAGGCCACCCAGCTGGGCTCTGACTGCGAGTGCGAGGTTAATCGCAAAGAGGAGGACCACAGGCACACCCCATCCAATGAGGACGACGACGAGGAGGACGaagaggaagaggatgaagaaGACAATATCGACTGCGCTAAGCTGCCACAGGTGCACACCATTCTGTCCACGCCGCCTCCGCCACCTCAGAACCAGGTCCTCCAGAATCTTCCTCTGCAGACCAGCTTCGTTCCCATCCAGCCTCTCACCCCGCAGCAGTCCACAGACTTCAGTAATGCCGAGTACCCGTTAAGCAGCAGTCCAGACCTGCAGAGGGTGTTGCTGGGTCAGCAGCTGACGGGGTTGGGGCCAGGGCTTCTCGCACAGGCCCCCGACGGACTCATGGTCGCCACGCCCGCACAGACGCTCACAGATACGCTTGATGACATCATGGCGG CTGTGAACAGCAGAGTGCCTGTGGTAAACACTACAACTTCGCCCTCCCCTCAGCCCTCCGCACAGACGCCCATCAACACAGTCTCCCCACCCTCCATGCTTCCTCTGTACCCCTCAGTGGACATTGACGCACAT ACTGAGAGCAATCATGACACGGCGCTGACCCTGGCCTGCGCAGGTGGCCATGAAGAGCTTGTCTCAGTGCTCATTGCACGTGAGGCCAACATTGAGCACCGGGACAAGAAGG GGTTCACTCCGCTAATCCTAGCTGCCACTGCGGGCCATGTGGGTGTGGTGGAGATCCTACTGGACAAGGGAGGGGACATTGAAGCTCAGTCTGAGAGGACCAAAGACACCCCTCTGTCCCTCGCCTGCTCAGGTGGCAGACAAGAG GTGGTGGAGCTGCTGTTGCTTCGTGGGGCTAACAAGGAGCACCGTAATGTTTCTGACTACACCCCGCTCAGCCTGGCAGCCTCTGGGGGCTACGTCAACATCATCAAGATCCTTCTGAATGCTGGTGCTGAAATCAACTCTAG GACTGGCAGTAAGCTGGGCATTTCTCCGCTCATGTTGGCAGCCATGAACGGCCACGTGCCTGCGGTGAAGCTGCTGTTAGACATGGGCTCTGATATCAATGCACAGATCGAGACCAATCGTAACACAGCACTGACCTTGGCCTGCTTCCAAGGCCGAGCAGAGGTTGTCAGCTTGCTTCTGGACCGCAAGGCCAACGTGGAACACCGCGCTAAG ACTGGCCTCACCCCTCTCATGGAGGCTGCGTCTGGCGGTTATGCTGAAGTGGGCCGGGTGCTGTTGGATAAAGGGGCAGATGTCAATGCCCCTCCAGTTCCCTCCTCTCGTGACACCGCCCTCACCATTGCTGCAGACAAGGGTCACTACAAGTTTTGTGAACTTCTTATCAGCAG AGGGGCTCACATTGATGTGCGAAATAAGAAGGGGAACACCCCATTGTGGCTTGCTGCTAACGGTGGCCACTTTGATGTGGTCCAGCTGTTGGTGCAGGCTGGAGCCGATGTGGATGCAGCAGACAACCGCAAAATAACCCCCCTCATGGCAGCGTTCCGCAAG GGTCATGTAAAAGTGGTGCAGTACCTGGTGAAGGAAGTCAACCAGTTCCCATCTGACATTGAGTGCATGAGATACATTGCCACTATTGCAGATAAG GAACTGCTGAAAAAGTGTCATCAGTGCATGGAGACCATTGTCAAAGCCAAAGATCAGCAGGCGGCTGAGGCGAACAAGAACGCCAGTATTCTACTTAAGGAACTTGATCTGGAGAAG TCTCGTGAAGAAAGCAAAAAGCAGGCTCTGGCTGCAAAGCGAGAGAAGAGAAAGGAGAAGCGCAAGAAAAAGAAGGAAGAGCAGAAGAGGAAGATGGAGGAAGAGGAGGCTAAAGTGAAAGAGGTGTTCTATGAGATGCAGGATCAGAAGGAGGACTCTGCAGAAG AAGTGGAGGTTCCCATTGAGCCCCCAAGTGCTACCACTACCACAACCATTGGTATCTCCGCCACCTCCACAACTTTCACGAACACGTTCGGCAAAAAGCGAGCCAATGTGGCCACTACACCAAGCACTAATcgcaaaaacaaaaagaacaagacCAAGGATTCACCTAGTGAACCGATAATACTTCAAGACCCACAGGTGGCACTGGCGCAGCAGAAAGCTGACAAAAATAAGATCCATGGAGAACCTCGAGGGGGTGGGGAACCGGGAGGCACCAGCGACTCGAATCTAGATAGCACCGACTGCAACAGCGAGAGCAGCAACAGTAGTAAGAGCCACGATCTACCTGACCTGCCTTCATCGTCATCCTCTTCCGCCCCTTCGGTCTTTGCAGGCTCTAACCAGCCATATGTCGCAAGTGAGAAGAGACACGGGCCATCGCTGCCGGGCTCTTCTGAGGAGAAGGTCACGGTGTCCATCTCCAGACCACAgaa ATCTCATgagatcaacagtgacttgaccCCCAGTTCCCTGCCCCCCTCGTTCAAGACCATTTCACTGCCAGTCACCTCGCCCAACAGTAAGATGAATCTCACTAGCCCAAAGAGGGGCCTGAAGAGAGAAGAGGGGTGGAAAGAGGTGGTTCGGAG ATCCAAGAAGCTCTCTGTCCCTGCCTCTGTGGTGTCTCGGATTATGGGTAGAGGTGGCTGCAACATTACAGCAATCCAAGATGTTACAGGCGCGCACATCGACGTGGACAAACAGAAAGACAAGAATGGAGAGAGAATGATTACAATCAG AGGTGGCACCGAGTCAACACGGCATGCTGTGCAGCTGATCAACGCGCTCATCCAGGACCCAGCCAAAGAGCTTGAGGACCTGATCCCTCGTAACCACATCCGGCCACCTGGCGCCAACACCAAAATCAGCTCCACCTACACAACCTCCACTGGGGCCACAAGCACTAATGCGGCCAGTCCAAAAGGTCTGCCATCTGTAGTGCCCTCCTCCAACATGTCCTTCCAGTCCTCCACCAACTTCACAGCTCAGCAGGCTGGCAAGTTGGGCAAAAGTTTGGCACCGGGCGTCAGGCCCCCCTTCGTTTCTTTACCACCACTTGCTTATGCTCATCCTCAACTGGCCCTTCTAGCAGCCCAGACCATCAACCAGATCCGCCACCCTCGATTACCCATGGCACAGTTTGGTGGCACTTTCTCACCCTCTCCCAACACTTGGGGTCCTTTTCCTGTTCGTCCTGTGAGCCCTGGTAGTGCTAACAGCTCACCAAAACACAGCAGTAATTCTGCGCCACGTCCTGCCAGCTCTGCTCCAGCCCACACCGAGCATCCTGCTGCTCCTGTGTCCAGCACCTCGACACCCACAGCCTCCACCTCTTCTCCCACCAGTACCGCACCTGCCAACACACCCACACCTTCCTCTGTCAGGAAGCAGCTTTTCTCGACAGATCCCAAGTCTGGGGCTGGAGTTACAGTGGCCTCTACCGGCAGCAGTGCTCCATCAGCTCAAGTTGCTCAATCTCCTATGAGCTGTGCTCCCACAACCCCTACGACCCCTCCACCTCCACCCATTGCTCCACCTCCACAGCATCCCCCTCCCCCCAAGCCAGAGCCAGCCAGCCTCAGCACCCCAGCTAAAGAGAAGCCCGGCACAGAGCTCGCCACACCTGCCGAAGGAGCTCCGTCTGATGGGCCCAGCTCCTCTGCTCCCTTGCACTTCACCTCGTCTCCCTCTAGCCCCTCGATGCTGCCTGTACAGCCCGAGACCCGGCAGCCACTTCAGTCACACTTTACCTCCAGCACAGAACCCAGTTCCTCTTCCTCATCACAGCCAGGCTCATCTCACACCGTCACACGCCTGCCACCTCCGACCTGCAGCAGCACGGTCACTAATACCAGCAGCGCCTTACCTCACTACGCCACCCCCAACACACTCGGTGTGTCTTCACGCATGCAGCAACCGGGACCCTACTACCCCATGGCTCCAGGGGCCCTTTCGGAGCAGCAGTCTGTGTTTGTGCATCCGGGAGCCTCACAGGGACCtctcaaacagcaacaacaacagcttCCACCTCAGCCCAGCTTAGCTTCGACAGGCATGCCCCCTCCCTCTCTCACAATGTCCTCCACTATGGGCATGATAAATGGCTCTCAAATGCACCTGCACAGTGGAAAAGCGCAACTGCCCCCCAACTTTGGCCCTGCGGCTATCTTCAGTCACTTTAGCAGCATCTTTGACAGCAACCAGGTGGGCAACAACCAGGTTTGGGGTGCCTGCCATCTACCTGCACGTACCCATCCGGAGCAGCCCTACAGTGCCCCGACTAATGCATACATAAGTGGAATGGGGCAGATTGAAAGTGTCCAACCTCCTCCCGATGGCTCAAAAGCTCCAGGATACCGCTGTTCCTCGCAGCGAATTGTCTCCAGTCCGATTG GTATACACCCCATGGACAACTCTATGTCCTCGTCCACTGCGCTCCCCAGCTTCACCACAAGCATATCTGCCAGCCCTGTGTACCTATCAGGTCATGCTAATGTGGGCACACCCTCCTTCAGCCGCCAGCACTTCTCTCCCCATCCCTGGAGTGCCTCCACCTCTT GTGAGTCTCCAGTGCCCTCTGTGTCTTCCGGGGCATCCTCACCTCTTTGCACATCTACAGTGACAGTGATCCAGGCAAAACCTATTAGCTCCAACCAGCAGGATCGTAAAGTTCCCCCTCCAATTGGAACAGAGCGCCTGGCCCGTATCAGGCAAACTGGCACCATCAACCACACCATGCTGCCCAGCAGCTATACCCCACCAGTTGGACAGGGTGGCATCTGGTCTTTTGGAGTGGGCAGTGCCTCCG AAACAATGTCAGGCTGGTCTCAGCCCCTGATGGGAGGGCCAGTGATGCACCAGCAGATGCAGGAGCCTTCAGCCTTCTCTCAGCACCAGGCAATGGAACGAGATGATACTGGGATCGTGGCTCCTTCTAACACTTTCCACCAACCTCTGCCCACCAACTTCATGGATTTTCCAAAG GGGCTGCCAATGTCAATGTACGGTGGCACGATGATCCCTCCTCACCCGCAGATGGCGGAGGGTCCTGGAGGCCCTGTATACAATGGTCTTCACACTTCTGACCCTGCCTGGAATCCCATCCTAAAGGTTGTTCCCAACACTGCTGAGAATTCAGACCCACAGCAG GTATGGCCTGGTACTTGGGCTCCACATGTGGGAAATGTGCATCTGAATCACGTCAACTAA